The region CTTCCCGGACTTCTTCAACGAATTCCGGCATATAATCGATTTCTTCGACCGAGACCATGTGAAGGGACGACTCATTTTGTTTGGCGATCGCAATCGCGAGGGTGAGCGCGTGAAACGCATGTTCCGAGCCGTCGTTGGCGTGCAGGATTCTGCTGAACATCAAACGCCTCCCGGATCAACCGATTTACCGATCCCATGCTGGATCGGAACAACGCCCGCCTGTCTGGCTGGTGTATCCTCCGCCTCGCTGCTGGGCCTGAGATGGTGCGGCAGATAAAATGCATTGGCAATCACCGTCGGGATGACAGCGCTTGCAATGACGGTTGCGACAAGCGCCGAGTATTGGCTCTTGTCGATGATCCCATGGGAGAGGCCAAAGAGGGATGAGATTGTCCCAAAGGTTAGTCCCGTGGACATCAGGAGGGTCGTGTACATCGCCTCCTGGTTCGGAGAGCCAAAGAGCCGCGTGACCGGATATACGCCGATGACTTTGGTGGCGATCTTGATAATCAGGAAAAAAAAGAAAGCAGCGGGTGCAGCGATCAGCGCCGGGATCGAAACAAAGGAACCGGCGCGGATAAAATAGAACGGCGTCAGCAGGCCGAACGTTAGCGTGCGCAAGCGCCGGACCAATGCGTGATCTTTGCCGACGGTTCCGGCAAGCACCATTCCGATGAGATAGGCGGGGAGTACCGCTTCGCTGTCGGCCCAGGCGGCGAGCGCGCCCATACCAAGCAGGCAAAACAGCAGAAATTTTGTCTCAAGCTCGGAAGGCCGGCCACCATACCGTTTGAAGAAGCGCGGCGTGAGCCACGGAAGCACGGTGAAGACAACGGCGCCCACTCCAAGGAAGATCAATGTTTTAATCGTGAACGGAGCAAAGATGAGACCAAGCGCGACGACCGTCCCGAGGTCGGTCACAAAGCATGCGGCCAAAATCGTCTTACCATATTCGGTGGTATTGAAGCCGAATTCCAGCATTACGGCATAAACGACGGCCACCGAGGTCGTCGACATGGCGACCCCGGCAAGCCAGCTCGGCATGACGTTCCAGCCGAGCAAATAATGCGCCGCAGCCGCGCATCCCAGAAATGGGAATAAGAAGCTCGCGAGCCCGATCGTGGCCGCTTCCTTCCATTTCAGTTTGAAAACCTGCGGGTCGAGTTCGGCGCCCGCGAGAAACGTCAAGACAATTGCGCCTATTCCCGAAAGAAACTTGACCCAGGACTCGTCGGTCCCAAGCACGGCCGAGCCAACGACGGCGCCAATGATCAATTGCGCGACTGTTCCAACAATGATTTCGGACAGCGCCGTCGAGACGCGGAACCAGATCGAAAACAGGCTCGCGATCAGCGCGAGACCTAGCCACAGGGATGCGAGTGCCCAAACGCCAGTCATGATTCACCCTCGCGCTTGAAGGGGTGACGAGCACACGGCACGCAGGCCCTGGCGACCCGAAAGCCTTGGCCTTCGGACATCGGCATGAACGAAAAAGCCGGAAATTCCACAATAAGTGAGAGACACACAGCAATCTCCTGCCCGTTGTTGCGTGGCAGGAGTCATCAGCCTCTTCGGCAATTTTGGGGGACTCCATCCCCGTTCGAGGACGCAATTCTAACCGAGAATCGATCCGTGGCAAGGTTTAGATATTTCCGTACAAGCAAGCGGAACCTGCAGCGGAAATCTCTTGGATTTGCATCGCGTCAACCTCCCTTCATTTGGTTCAAAAAGGTTGCGAGGATGTGGCCGAGCCACACCGCCAAAAAACAAAGGGTCAGCGAGAGAACCGCATTGGCCCCGGCCCGCAACCATTCGCCGTCCCGGGTGAGGTTGAGCGTTTGCAAACTGAAGGACGAAAAGGTCGTATAGCCGCCGCAAAGGCCGATCATCACGAATTGCCGGGCCGTGGTGCCGATCAACAGGCGGCCATCGGGGCCGGTCAGTGCGGCGAAGAAGCCGATGACAAACGAGCCGGATATGTTGACGAGCATCGTGCCCCAGGGAAAGGTTTCCCCGATGCGGTTTGCGACAACGCCCGAGACCCAGTAGCGCGCGGCGCCCCCCAGCGAGCTTCCCAGCATGATCCATAGATAGAGCATCGGCGGCCATTCCTCTAGGCTGCGGGCGTTGCCCGCTGAATCCGTATTGACCCTGGTAGAGCCAGGACGGCGGCGCACGCCGGCGGGATGGAAGTTCGAAGCTCCCTCAGCCTCACGCCCCGGCGATGCGCGAAAGCGTCTCCTCGACTGGGCGGGCAAGCGCCAGCAGCAAACCCGCGATGGCTTGGATATCGTCAAGGTGCGCATGCGGCAAGTGCGTGGGAGCGCCTTCCCGCGCGTCGGTGGCAACGGCGGCGATGCTGTTGTCCTCGGGGTAGAGCCAGGGTTTCCCATTCTCTTCCCGGTGGACTTCAATTTTGACGTGCGGGTCGCGCTTGTAGCCCTCGATAAGAACGAGATCGGCTGGGCTCATGCGCCGCAAGAGTTCGGCGAGTGCCGGTTCCGGAGCGCCACGCAATTCATGCATCAAGGCAAAGCGCTTGTCCGAGGCGACAAGAACCTCGCGGGCACCCGCTTCCCGATGCAGATATGAATCCTTGCCCGGCTGATCGACATCGAACGCGTGATGCGCGTGTTTGAGCGTCGAGACGGAAAAGCCGCGTTCGCAAAGAAACGGAATAAGCTTGACGATCAAATGCGTCTTGCCCGCGCCGCTCCAGCCCGCAAGACCGATCACCCGCATGATTGCAAACTCCGTAAGGCGTGGCTTTGCCCTGTCTCGCATGATCTTATTGCATGCTCCACCTCTTTAGTAGCTCAAGCGATTTTTTATGAGGTCCAGTGATCAGGAGGCGGCCAATGGCCTCTTTATATTTCACATCAAGCGTGGCAAGGGATGCGGGACATAAGCGCGGATAGCCCGGCGCCACGCTCGCGCGCCCCATCGCTGTTCCGTCATACTGCTCAATCCCATGCCTGCCAGGAGAGCCGCCGGGTGACCAACGAAAAAACCTTCCCCGCCCCGGCGTTCACGCCGCACGCGTTGCGCGGCCGAGTTCTCGCCGAACTCCATGCGCGGCCGTTCGTACCCATGACGGGCTCGAAACGCATCCTGCACTTTGCCTTCATGACCGATCCGGCCGCCGCTGCCAAGGCACGCCAGGCGCTTGCGGCTTTTTGTCTGGACCGTGCCAGTCCCGTGCCTGTCCCGGATGCAAAACAGCATTGGGTCGAATTGCCAACGGCCATCTTGCGCTGGGAGCATCATGGCGAGTTCATGACCTATACCTGGGACCTTCCGCAAGGCGCGGGCAAGGCAAATCCGGACGGCAAGCGGCGTCTGGCGTTCGAGCCGGGAGCCGATGAACTTTCAAGCTTCATGCGTCTATTGCCGCAGCCGGGTCCGTTGCTCGTTGCCGCCGATCTGCATCTTTTGCCGGAAGGCCAATGCGATGAGCAATGGCACTCACTGTTCGATCCGAGCCGGTTGGCGGCGTCCGAGGTCGTAGATGGCGCCGCCATCGCCGCCACGGATTTTCATCCCGACGCCTTCGGGTTCGTGCGTTTCCTCGTGCTCGACCAGCGATTGACGCCGGGCGAAGCCGGAATGCTGGTGCGCCGGCTGCTCGAAGTTGAAACCTACCGCACGCTCGCGCTATTGGGACTTCCGGAAGCTGAAGCGGCCGCCCCCGCCATCCGCGGCATCGAAATGCAGCTGCCGCTTCTCGTCCAGCGAATCCAGGAAGGGGAAGGATTGGAGGCGAGCCGCGAGTTGCTCGGCCAATTGACCGCGCTTGCCGCCGAACTCGAGGCGGGCGCCGCGCAAAGTCTCTACCGGTTCGGGGCGACCCGCGCCTACTACGAGCTTGTCAGTCTGCGGCTCGACGCGCTCGACGAAGTGGCATTGCCGGACTTGCCGACCTTGAAAGCCTTCCTGACCCGCAGGCTCACCCCCGCGATCCGCACCTGCGCCTCGACCGAAGAACGCCAGGAAAATCTCTCCCGCAAGCTGGCCCGGGCGGCGCAACTCCTGCGGACCCGCGTCGATATTGAACTCGAAACTCAAAACAAGGATCTTTTGAGCAAGATGAACGACCGGTTCCGCTTGCAGCTAAAATTGCAGCAGGCCGTCAAGATCGTCTCGATCGGCGCCATTTCCTATTATGTCCTCGCCATCCTGCATCTCGTTTTCGAGGGGCTGCACCGGGAAATCGATATGCTCGACCCGGTCCTCGCGACAGCGATCTCGGTGCCTTTCGTCATCGCGGCGTTTTTCTGGATATTCCGCCGCCGCCGCGACCAATCGGCGGAGCCTTGAGTTTCTCAGGACGCATCTTGACGAATTAGGCTGACCATGCGCCATGCGCCAGCAAGGAACTGCCGCCGCTCCGGCAGGGGAGAGTTTCGATGGCTTTGAGTGTCGCCGTCCAGATGGACCCGATCGACAGGATCAATATCGCTGGCGATTCGACCTTCGCACTGCTGCTGGAAGCCTGTGCTCGTGGCCATAAGCTGCTCTATTACACTCCCGACAAGCTTTCGCTGAGCAGCGGCCGGGTGGTGGCAAGGGCGGCGCCGGTCGAGGTCCGCGATATCCCAGGCGACCATTTTACCCTGGGAAATGTCAAACCGGTCGATCTCGCCTCGCTTGATGTAGTGCTTTTGCGGCAGGACCCGCCCTTCGATCTTGCTTATATTACCTCGACGCATCTGCTTGAGCAGCTGCAGCCAAAGGTCCTCGTCGTCAATGATCCAGCGAGCGTGCGCAACGCGCCGGAAAAGCTGTTTGTCATGAATTTTCCGCAGTTTATGCCGCCGACTCTGGTCACCCGCGATAGGGATGCCATCGACGCGTTCCTCGATGAGCATGGCGAAGCGGTGATGAAGCCCTTGCATGGACATGGCGGCGCGGCGGTGTTCAAGATTACCCGACGCGACCCGAATTTGGGCTCGCTTTTCGATCTTTTCGCGGCGACATTTCGCGAGCAATGGGTGGTCCAGCGCTTTTTGCCGCAGGTGGCGGAGGGCGATAAGCGAATCGTCCTCGTTGATGGCGTCGCGGCTGGGGCGGTCAACAGGGTTCCGGCCACCGACGATATCCGCGCCAATCTGGTGCGCGGCGGCGCCGCGGAAGCGGCGGCCCTCACGCCGCGGGAACATGAGATTTGCTCTGTGCTTGGCCCCGAACTCAAACGGCGCGGCTTGCTTTTCGCAGGCATCGACGTGATTGACGGCTATTTGACCGAAATCAACGTGACCTCGCCCACGGGCATCCGGGCGATCAG is a window of Methylocapsa sp. D3K7 DNA encoding:
- the mobB gene encoding molybdopterin-guanine dinucleotide biosynthesis protein B, with product MRVIGLAGWSGAGKTHLIVKLIPFLCERGFSVSTLKHAHHAFDVDQPGKDSYLHREAGAREVLVASDKRFALMHELRGAPEPALAELLRRMSPADLVLIEGYKRDPHVKIEVHREENGKPWLYPEDNSIAAVATDAREGAPTHLPHAHLDDIQAIAGLLLALARPVEETLSRIAGA
- a CDS encoding cation:proton antiporter produces the protein MTGVWALASLWLGLALIASLFSIWFRVSTALSEIIVGTVAQLIIGAVVGSAVLGTDESWVKFLSGIGAIVLTFLAGAELDPQVFKLKWKEAATIGLASFLFPFLGCAAAAHYLLGWNVMPSWLAGVAMSTTSVAVVYAVMLEFGFNTTEYGKTILAACFVTDLGTVVALGLIFAPFTIKTLIFLGVGAVVFTVLPWLTPRFFKRYGGRPSELETKFLLFCLLGMGALAAWADSEAVLPAYLIGMVLAGTVGKDHALVRRLRTLTFGLLTPFYFIRAGSFVSIPALIAAPAAFFFFLIIKIATKVIGVYPVTRLFGSPNQEAMYTTLLMSTGLTFGTISSLFGLSHGIIDKSQYSALVATVIASAVIPTVIANAFYLPHHLRPSSEAEDTPARQAGVVPIQHGIGKSVDPGGV
- the crcB gene encoding fluoride efflux transporter CrcB, whose translation is MLYLWIMLGSSLGGAARYWVSGVVANRIGETFPWGTMLVNISGSFVIGFFAALTGPDGRLLIGTTARQFVMIGLCGGYTTFSSFSLQTLNLTRDGEWLRAGANAVLSLTLCFLAVWLGHILATFLNQMKGG
- a CDS encoding DUF3422 domain-containing protein produces the protein MTNEKTFPAPAFTPHALRGRVLAELHARPFVPMTGSKRILHFAFMTDPAAAAKARQALAAFCLDRASPVPVPDAKQHWVELPTAILRWEHHGEFMTYTWDLPQGAGKANPDGKRRLAFEPGADELSSFMRLLPQPGPLLVAADLHLLPEGQCDEQWHSLFDPSRLAASEVVDGAAIAATDFHPDAFGFVRFLVLDQRLTPGEAGMLVRRLLEVETYRTLALLGLPEAEAAAPAIRGIEMQLPLLVQRIQEGEGLEASRELLGQLTALAAELEAGAAQSLYRFGATRAYYELVSLRLDALDEVALPDLPTLKAFLTRRLTPAIRTCASTEERQENLSRKLARAAQLLRTRVDIELETQNKDLLSKMNDRFRLQLKLQQAVKIVSIGAISYYVLAILHLVFEGLHREIDMLDPVLATAISVPFVIAAFFWIFRRRRDQSAEP
- the gshB gene encoding glutathione synthase, giving the protein MALSVAVQMDPIDRINIAGDSTFALLLEACARGHKLLYYTPDKLSLSSGRVVARAAPVEVRDIPGDHFTLGNVKPVDLASLDVVLLRQDPPFDLAYITSTHLLEQLQPKVLVVNDPASVRNAPEKLFVMNFPQFMPPTLVTRDRDAIDAFLDEHGEAVMKPLHGHGGAAVFKITRRDPNLGSLFDLFAATFREQWVVQRFLPQVAEGDKRIVLVDGVAAGAVNRVPATDDIRANLVRGGAAEAAALTPREHEICSVLGPELKRRGLLFAGIDVIDGYLTEINVTSPTGIRAIRKLGGPDLAVAIWDAIEAKLRAGLPSSAAAPTLGQGKEVPETPEKPGNFRSSPSVRT